One segment of Burkholderia multivorans ATCC BAA-247 DNA contains the following:
- the esaR gene encoding response regulator transcription factor EsaR produces MATILVVDDEMGIRELLSEILSDEGHVVEAAENAQAAREYRLNQAPDLVLLDIWMPDTDGVTLLKEWAAQGLLTMPVIMMSGHATIDTAVEATKIGALDFLEKPIALQKLLKAVEHGLARGAAPVSANAAAKAGAGQAAGPAAVASAAALPTLGDDVAAALGLAGQTAAIPFDIPLREARDAFERAYFEYHLARENGSMTRVAEKTGLERTHLYRKLKQLGVELGKKPSEGAA; encoded by the coding sequence ATGGCAACCATCCTGGTGGTAGATGATGAAATGGGCATCCGGGAATTGCTCTCGGAGATCCTCAGCGACGAAGGACACGTCGTCGAGGCGGCGGAGAACGCGCAGGCTGCGCGGGAATACCGGCTGAATCAGGCGCCCGATCTCGTGCTGCTCGATATCTGGATGCCGGATACCGACGGCGTCACGCTGCTCAAGGAATGGGCGGCTCAAGGCCTGCTGACGATGCCGGTGATCATGATGTCCGGGCACGCGACGATCGACACGGCCGTCGAGGCGACGAAGATCGGTGCGCTCGATTTCCTCGAGAAGCCGATCGCGCTGCAGAAGCTGCTGAAGGCCGTCGAGCACGGGCTCGCGCGCGGCGCGGCGCCGGTGTCCGCGAATGCGGCGGCGAAGGCCGGCGCCGGGCAGGCGGCGGGGCCCGCAGCGGTCGCGTCGGCGGCTGCGCTGCCGACGCTCGGCGACGACGTCGCAGCGGCGCTCGGCCTCGCGGGCCAGACGGCCGCGATTCCGTTCGACATTCCGCTGCGCGAAGCGCGCGATGCGTTCGAACGCGCGTACTTCGAATACCACCTCGCGCGCGAGAACGGCAGCATGACGCGCGTCGCGGAAAAGACCGGCCTCGAACGCACGCACCTGTATCGCAAGCTCAAGCAGCTCGGCGTCGAACTCGGCAAGAAGCCGTCCGAAGGCGCGGCGTAA
- the esaS gene encoding sensor histidine kinase EsaS (Enhanced Sensitivity to Antibiotics Sensor), translating to MLNKVRRATSGKSLLIRVIVSTVAITALLLLVLLAAASANTEFFDRYYSWLYAANIIVALVFLLVVLGLIGMIVVRLRKGKFGTRLLAKLAIFFALVGVVPGGIIYIVSYQFVSRSIESWFDVNVETALTAGLNLGRGMLDASLSDLQTKARLMSDQLASVDANTNGTTLTLLRLRDQFGVQDATIVEPSRGGSGASPDLHIVAQASGNFAALIPDDLPTPLMLSQAREHGAYAAIEGEVDGDPRAHGAKGALRLRVVRPIPDATTSMLQPAERFLQLTQPVPPTLAHNADAVQRAYREYQEKSLGRTGLRKMYIGTLTLALFLATFIAMMLALALGQQLARPLFLLAQGTKEVAEGDYTPKREIKTRDELGFLTQSFNAMTRQLSEARLAVEKNRIALEHSKAYLESILANLTAGVFVLDRQFRLTTANRGAERIFRQPFNSLIGTTLDQIGVVAGFGAMVRKAFADREAASDSGSGDTGHWQQQFAVEVPGETDPLTLLVRGTRLVSTVEGQADDPQTSGYVVVFDDISDVISAQRSVAWGEVARRLAHEIKNPLTPIQLSAERLQMKLSDKLAPHDADVLKRGATMIVNQVAAMKRMVDDFREYARTPPAVLANLQLNDLVSEVLGLYGVGEGKNPIVVELAPSLPVIRGDATQLRQVIHNLLQNAQDSVAESEHPRVLIETKTVEYGDPDAEGKTRVAVRLTVSDNGPGFPARILTRAFEPYVTTKAKGTGLGLATVKKIVDEHGARIDLRNRMHGETVEGAQVSILFLQMASDAPNAGPDGAAPAAASAAGKPAAGRSASTKTKASEQTKAA from the coding sequence GTGCTAAATAAAGTGCGCCGCGCGACGAGCGGAAAGAGCCTCCTCATACGCGTGATCGTGTCGACCGTCGCGATCACCGCGCTGCTGCTGCTCGTGCTGCTCGCGGCGGCGAGCGCGAACACCGAATTCTTCGATCGCTACTACTCGTGGCTGTACGCGGCGAACATCATCGTCGCGCTCGTGTTCCTGCTCGTCGTGCTCGGGCTGATCGGAATGATCGTCGTGCGCCTGAGGAAGGGCAAGTTCGGCACGCGGCTGCTCGCGAAGCTCGCGATCTTCTTCGCGCTCGTCGGTGTCGTGCCGGGCGGCATCATCTATATCGTGTCGTACCAGTTCGTGTCGCGCAGCATCGAGTCGTGGTTCGACGTGAACGTCGAAACCGCGCTGACGGCCGGCCTGAATCTCGGCCGCGGGATGCTCGACGCGTCGCTGTCCGATCTGCAGACGAAGGCGCGGCTGATGTCCGATCAGCTCGCGAGCGTCGACGCGAACACGAACGGCACGACGCTCACGCTGCTGCGCCTGCGCGACCAGTTCGGCGTGCAGGACGCGACGATCGTCGAGCCGAGCCGCGGCGGCTCGGGTGCGTCGCCCGATCTGCATATCGTCGCGCAGGCGTCGGGCAATTTCGCGGCGCTGATTCCGGACGATCTGCCGACGCCGCTGATGCTGAGCCAGGCGCGCGAGCACGGCGCGTATGCGGCGATCGAGGGCGAAGTCGACGGCGATCCGCGCGCGCACGGCGCGAAAGGCGCGCTGCGGCTGCGCGTCGTGCGGCCGATTCCGGACGCGACGACGTCGATGCTGCAGCCGGCCGAACGCTTCCTGCAGCTCACGCAGCCGGTGCCGCCGACGCTCGCGCACAACGCGGACGCCGTCCAGCGTGCCTATCGCGAATATCAGGAGAAATCGCTCGGCCGCACGGGGCTGCGCAAGATGTACATCGGCACGCTGACGCTCGCGCTGTTCCTCGCGACCTTCATCGCGATGATGCTTGCGCTCGCGCTTGGCCAGCAACTCGCGCGGCCGCTGTTCCTGCTCGCGCAGGGCACGAAGGAAGTCGCCGAAGGCGACTACACGCCGAAGCGCGAGATCAAGACGCGCGACGAGCTCGGCTTCCTTACGCAGTCGTTCAACGCGATGACGCGCCAGCTGTCCGAGGCGCGGCTTGCGGTCGAGAAGAACCGGATCGCGCTCGAGCATTCGAAGGCCTATCTCGAAAGCATTCTCGCGAACCTGACGGCCGGCGTATTCGTGCTCGACCGCCAGTTCCGGCTCACGACGGCGAACCGCGGCGCCGAGCGGATTTTCCGGCAGCCGTTCAATTCGCTGATCGGCACGACGCTCGACCAGATCGGCGTCGTCGCCGGGTTCGGCGCGATGGTGCGCAAGGCCTTCGCGGATCGCGAGGCGGCGTCCGACAGCGGCAGCGGCGATACGGGCCACTGGCAGCAGCAGTTCGCGGTCGAAGTGCCGGGCGAGACCGATCCGCTGACGCTGCTCGTGCGCGGCACGCGGCTCGTGTCGACGGTCGAAGGGCAGGCCGACGATCCGCAGACGTCGGGCTACGTCGTCGTGTTCGACGACATCTCCGACGTGATTTCCGCACAGCGCTCGGTCGCATGGGGCGAGGTGGCGCGCCGGCTCGCGCACGAGATCAAGAACCCGCTGACACCGATCCAGCTGTCGGCCGAACGGCTGCAGATGAAGCTGTCGGACAAGCTCGCGCCGCACGACGCGGACGTGCTCAAGCGCGGCGCGACGATGATCGTCAACCAGGTGGCCGCGATGAAGCGGATGGTCGACGACTTCCGCGAATACGCGCGCACGCCGCCGGCCGTGCTCGCGAACCTGCAGCTGAACGATCTGGTGAGCGAAGTGTTGGGGCTGTACGGCGTCGGCGAAGGCAAGAATCCGATCGTCGTCGAGCTCGCGCCGTCGCTGCCGGTGATTCGCGGCGATGCGACGCAACTGCGTCAGGTGATACACAACCTGCTGCAGAACGCGCAGGATTCGGTCGCGGAGTCCGAGCATCCGCGTGTGTTGATCGAAACCAAGACAGTAGAATATGGCGACCCCGACGCCGAGGGCAAAACGCGCGTCGCGGTTCGTCTTACCGTGTCGGACAACGGGCCCGGTTTCCCGGCGCGCATCCTGACGCGCGCGTTCGAGCCTTACGTGACGACGAAGGCGAAGGGTACGGGGCTCGGGTTGGCCACGGTCAAGAAGATCGTCGACGAGCATGGCGCGCGGATCGATCTGCGCAATCGCATGCACGGCGAGACCGTCGAAGGTGCGCAGGTGTCGATCCTGTTCCTGCAGATGGCGAGCGATGCGCCGAATGCGGGGCCCGACGGAGCGGCGCCCGCGGCGGCGTCGGCCGCCGGCAAGCCGGCCGCCGGACGGTCGGCCTCGACGAAGACAAAAGCAAGTGAGCAGACAAAGGCAGCGTAA
- a CDS encoding DUF4390 domain-containing protein, with translation MTIKHLFPLRLAAVLLVALTLCVAIVRPAHAESIAVQRASLQADGNGWSLDARFDFELNPNLEDAVNKGIPLYFTTDFELSRARWYWFDEQPVSVSQTIRLSFQPLTREYRVSTGGLQLGFGTLKDALAVVKHITSWHVIDRNQVRAGETYTASVRMQLDTALMPKPFQVDAVNNRDWTLASDWKRFTFTVAERAK, from the coding sequence GTGACGATCAAACACCTTTTTCCACTTCGGCTCGCGGCCGTCCTGCTGGTCGCGTTGACGCTGTGCGTGGCCATCGTGCGGCCGGCGCACGCCGAATCGATTGCCGTGCAGCGCGCCTCGCTGCAGGCCGACGGAAACGGCTGGAGCCTCGACGCCCGCTTCGATTTCGAACTGAACCCGAACCTCGAGGATGCCGTGAACAAGGGCATCCCGCTTTATTTCACGACCGACTTCGAACTGAGCCGCGCGCGCTGGTACTGGTTCGACGAGCAGCCGGTGTCGGTGTCGCAGACGATCCGCCTGTCGTTCCAGCCGCTCACGCGCGAATACCGCGTGTCGACGGGCGGCCTGCAGCTCGGCTTCGGCACGCTGAAGGATGCGCTCGCGGTCGTCAAGCACATCACGTCGTGGCACGTGATCGACCGCAACCAGGTGCGTGCCGGCGAGACGTACACGGCGTCGGTGCGGATGCAGCTCGACACGGCGCTGATGCCGAAGCCGTTCCAGGTCGACGCGGTGAACAACCGCGACTGGACACTGGCCTCGGACTGGAAGCGCTTTACGTTCACGGTGGCCGAACGTGCTAAATAA
- the rsmB gene encoding 16S rRNA (cytosine(967)-C(5))-methyltransferase RsmB — protein sequence MTRTRSASPSSPGRAARLSALRVAPDSLGFALDAAAQAVDAVRRGTALPAALSAVFAQMASGAQALARGATQDVAYRTMRRLGSVDWLIARLVGKAPPAHVHAVLAGALALLLDADGEAAYPPFTVVDQAVTAIGARREYAFAKGMVNAVLRRFLRERDTLVAAMHADPVAQWNYRAWWIDAVKRAWPDAWQAILAAGDRQGPLTLRVNARRASVDAYLGTLRDNGIEAAAIGRHAVRLASALPVERIPGFADGVVSVQDAGAQLAAEWLGARDGMRVLDACAAPGGKTGHILELADAEVVALESDASRATRIGENLARLSLAADVRVGDAGAPDTWYDGRPFDRILADVPCSASGIVRRHPDIRWLRREADIPALVAEQRRILSALWPLLKEGGELLYVTCSIFPEEGEQQARWFEAACEDAVRLDAPGQLLPRAASGGAGSEGTAGVPDPTTDHDGFFYARFQKR from the coding sequence ATGACACGAACCCGTTCCGCTTCCCCGTCTTCTCCCGGCCGCGCCGCGCGCCTGTCGGCATTGCGTGTCGCGCCCGACTCGCTCGGCTTCGCGCTGGACGCGGCCGCGCAGGCGGTCGACGCGGTGCGGCGCGGCACCGCGTTGCCGGCCGCGCTCTCCGCGGTGTTCGCGCAGATGGCATCGGGGGCGCAGGCGCTCGCGCGCGGTGCGACGCAGGACGTCGCGTATCGCACGATGCGTCGTCTCGGCAGCGTCGACTGGCTGATCGCGCGCCTCGTCGGCAAGGCGCCGCCCGCACACGTACATGCGGTGCTCGCCGGCGCACTCGCGCTGCTGCTCGACGCGGACGGCGAAGCGGCGTATCCGCCGTTCACGGTCGTCGATCAGGCCGTGACCGCCATCGGCGCGCGGCGCGAGTATGCGTTTGCGAAGGGGATGGTGAACGCCGTGCTGCGACGCTTTCTGCGCGAGCGCGACACACTCGTCGCCGCGATGCATGCCGATCCGGTCGCGCAATGGAACTACCGCGCATGGTGGATCGACGCCGTGAAGCGCGCATGGCCCGACGCTTGGCAGGCGATACTCGCGGCCGGCGACCGGCAAGGTCCGCTGACGTTGCGCGTGAACGCACGTCGCGCGAGCGTCGACGCGTATCTCGGCACGCTGCGCGATAACGGAATCGAGGCCGCCGCGATCGGCCGGCATGCGGTGCGGCTCGCATCGGCGTTGCCGGTCGAGCGCATTCCGGGTTTCGCCGACGGCGTCGTGTCGGTGCAGGATGCGGGCGCGCAGCTCGCGGCCGAATGGCTCGGCGCGCGCGACGGCATGCGCGTGCTCGATGCCTGCGCAGCACCGGGCGGCAAGACCGGCCATATCCTCGAGCTCGCCGACGCGGAAGTCGTTGCGCTCGAAAGCGACGCGAGCCGCGCGACGCGCATCGGCGAGAACCTCGCGCGGCTGTCGCTCGCGGCCGATGTGCGCGTCGGCGACGCGGGCGCGCCCGACACCTGGTACGACGGCCGTCCGTTCGACCGGATCCTGGCCGACGTCCCGTGCTCGGCGTCCGGGATCGTGCGACGTCATCCGGACATCCGCTGGCTGCGCCGCGAGGCCGACATCCCGGCGCTCGTCGCCGAACAGCGACGCATCTTGTCAGCGCTGTGGCCGCTCCTGAAGGAGGGCGGCGAACTGCTGTACGTCACGTGCTCGATCTTTCCCGAAGAAGGCGAGCAGCAGGCGCGCTGGTTTGAAGCGGCCTGCGAAGATGCGGTACGATTGGACGCGCCCGGCCAGCTGCTGCCGCGTGCCGCTTCGGGCGGAGCGGGCAGCGAAGGCACCGCCGGCGTGCCCGACCCGACCACCGATCACGACGGATTTTTCTACGCGCGGTTTCAGAAACGGTGA